In Armatimonadota bacterium, the genomic stretch ATGAACGATGAAGTATGAATGATGAATTCCGGACTCCGGCATTCATCGCTCATCGTTCATAATTCATCGTTTCCCTTCCTTCCCTCGTTTGCAGTTTTCAGGGCACAGAAACCCGGAGGATAGATGATGGAGTATGGAGGACGGATAACGTCTTTCACAATCCACACCTGTTCCTTCTCGCATAGCTTGACAACTTAAGGACGGTGCAAGGGTGCGGCGACGCGATGGTTCGGATCCATCTTCCGCCTTCCACCCTCCATCTTCCAGCTTTCTGGCGGGAATGCCGGCGCGGAACCACACGTTCCCATCCCGAACACGACCGTGAAACGCGCCAGGGCCTATGGTACTCGGAGGGTAACCTCCCGGGAGATACGGTCCCCGCCAGATTAATGTAACAAGTCGGCCCCCGTGCACATTGCGCGGGGGCCCACTTGTTATTTGGCCGTCGAGAATGCGTTGGATCTACATCGAGCCGTTCTTCATCTTCTGGTCCTTCGCCATCGCCTTCATCGGGTCATAGGGCTTGCCGTCCATCGTCATCTTGCCGCCCATAGACACCACGTTGACGACTTTCCATTCGCGGCCCATCCTGCGAAACGTGCTTTTCGAGGCGCCGGTATCGGTCATCTTGTGAAGCTTCTTGTCTTGCCCCATAACCGTGGTGGCGGTATGTTCGTGGACGATGCCGGTGGCCATGTTGCCCTTTCTGGTCACTGGCCCGAACGTGTAGTCCCACTTATCGAATGACTTCGTCATAGCAAGTTGCTGCTTCATCATGTCCATCGATTGTTTCCGATTCCATGTCTGCTTGCCCATCTGCATCTTGAAATCGGGGGCCATCATGCTATCCAGCGTCGCCATGTCCTTCGCTTTGACGGCGTTCATGTACTTGACGTATTCTGCCTTGAGCGCCTTCTCGGTGGCCTTATCGGCCGCGAAAGCCGTCGGTGTCCCCGCGGCGAGCGCCGCGATCCCGAGAGCCATCAATATTCTGCATCTCATCGATGTGTTCTCCTTCCAAATGGTTCAGGCTCGCCCACGCCGCTGCCCTGATCCGCTGGCAGGCGGTCCTGGCAATTCCAGTCTCTGCCTGAACGATGATGAACCCAATGATAACGCGGACGGCGACATACGGACCACGGGCCGGGGGTTCGGACCCTTCGCCAGGGGAGTCGGACATTGGCGCCGGGGGCGCCTGAACGTACCCCAAGTGCACTTTCGCGCAACGGACGATGTACAATGGGTGTTGAAAGGCTACACGTCAGCGGAAAGGGAACTACCTATGATCAGCAAGACCATGCAGGATGCCATCAACGCCCAAATCACCCGGGAATACTACTCCTCTTATCTCTATCTGTCGATGGCCGCGTATTTTGAATCGGAATCACTGACCGGCTTCGCGAAGTGGATGCGCGTTCAGGTGCAGGAGGAGAATGCGCACGCGCTCATTTTCTTCAACTACATCTGCGACCGGGATGGAAAGGTGGAATTGGGCGCGATCGAAAAGCCGCCGGCAGCCTTCACTTCCGCGCTTGATGTGTTTGAGAAGACGTACGAGCACGAGCAGAAGGTCACTGCGTGGATTAACGATCTTGCCGATCTGGCCGTCTCCGAAAAGGACCACGCCAGCCGCAGGCTCCTCGATTGGTTTGTGGACGAGCAGGTCGAAGAAGAGGCCAACGATACCACCATCATCGCCGCACTCAAACGCATCGGCAATGATGGCAACGCCCTGTTGACCCTGGACAAGGAACTCGGCGCCCGCGTTTTCGCGCTTCCGGCGCCGCTGGCCGGACGGGCGTAGGGATATGGGGAAATGGCGAAATGAGGAAATGAGGAAACGGCCAGAGGTTTCCTCATTTCCCCATTTCCTTCCTTAAGGGCCTATGGCCAGGGCCAGGTTGGCAGCCAGGGCCGCGAATGTGCTGTTCCCCTGGCCATGGGGTGTGGCGCGAGCGAGCCGTGTGAGCTCCTCACGCCGCAACCGCGCGACCACCGCCGGCCGGGGTTTTGCGGTGCGGATGACCATCAGCACATTAGTGAGCCTTCGGCCCGGCCTCACACACAGCCGTCCGTTGGCATAGAGCGCGCAAGAGGAGCCGCCGTCCAGCCCCAACGCCTCCTTGCACCCCAGTGCCTTCATTATCCCCGTCATCGTCCTGAGGTGGATGGGCCTCGTGACGCAGACGAGAAGCATCTTGTTGGCGCGCGTCCATCCAACCGCCGTCCTGGGTCGGAGCGCCCACAGGCTGCCATCCCGATACCCTTCGTCGCGCGGCGATAGCACGTTGCGCCCTTTCCTCAACAGCGTGGGGCCGGTGCAGAGTACGGTATCCCTGTTTCGCCAGTGGATCGTTCGCCCATACCGGCGTGGATGGAAATCCAGCGTGTTGCTGGCAAAGGCGCAGAACCCCGTGCCGGCGGGACCCCGATAGACAGTGCGGCCGTTCCTGACGATGTCGCCAACCGGCAGCAGAGAGCGCACGCAGAAGAACGTGCCCGTGATCGCCGCGGCAGGCTGCATCCGGCGCATCATGGAAGCCATCGACTCCGAGTGCCCGATCCCTCCGCGGGCGAGTCCGACGGTTACGGCGAGGTGCGGGTCATTCAGGTTGACCGTTACAACCTGGGCGGTCACACCATGAACGCGGTGCGTTTGCGCGACGACACCAGGTGTGGTGAGCGCGGGCGCCATGGTCGTGGCGGCCAGCGCCGCCACCGTTGTGGCCCGAATGATGAGCGACTGATAGCCCAGTATCATATCAGACTCCTCTCTGCCACTATTTGAGACCGGATCACCGGTCCTCTTCGTGCGCCCCTGGGGGCGCCTTTTGCCTTGATGGCGGCGATTATCCCTTGATGCTAGGTACCTGGATCAACGTTGGGACTGTTCTGGTTGGCACTGTGGTTGGCGGGCTTCTCGGCGAGCGCCTGAAGCCTCAAACACATTCCACTGTGACCTCGGTACTGGGTTGCATCACGCTTATCCTGGGAATCGAGAGCGCCATGAAGACGCCGGACGCGCTCAAGACGGCCGCCCTGGCGCCACAACTGGGGTTCTTCCTCGTCGTGCTGCTCTCCCTGCTGTTCGGCGCCTTGTTGGGTGAAACCCTGGATGTTGAAGGTTGGTTGCATAGACTGGGCCAATTCGCGGAGAAAAGATTCGGCCAGAGTGAAGGCGACTTCGGAAAGGGATTCGTAACCGCCAGCCTGCTGTTTTGTGTGGGCCCGCTCACGATTCTGGGGTGTTTCCAGGATGGTTTGAAAGGCGACTACTCGCTGCTGGCCACGAAGGCGGTTCTGGACGGATTCGCGGCGATGGCGTTCTCCGCGGCGTTCGGGTGGGGCGTGGCGCTTTCCGCGGTCACCGTCCTGGTAGTCCAGGGAGGCTTAACGCTCAGCGCCGGCGCCGTGCAGCCCCTGATGAATGACGTGATGATCACGGCGATGACCGCGGCGGGGGGCATCATACTGATGGGACTGGGTCTGAAACTTCTGGATATCAAGCAGATGCGGGTGGCGAATCTGTTGCCGGCGCTTGTCCTTGCGCCGGGCTTCGTCGCACTATGCAATCTGGTCAAGCCGGGATTCTTCCCGGTGAACTGAACCCGGCGGGAATCTCCGCAGGGTGGGACACATGGAGAGGCTATGGCATCACTGACGAGCATTCTGGCGAAGATTGAGGCGGAGGCCAAACGCGAGCCGTTTGACCTTGATATCGCGGCATACAAGAGGGCGGGCCGACCGGCGGCTTCGCCGATACTGCTGGCGGGCAACGTCGAGGCGCCACTCTGCCTCTTTGCACGCGACCTGGGCCAGGAGGAAGTACTGCGTGGGCAGCCGCTCATCGGATCGGCCGGCCGCCGCGTCCGGAAAGCGATCTGGGACCGCGTGATGCCGGGCCGAACGCCGGACTCCCCCTACTACAGCGCCGTGTTGGACCACGTGATGCTCACTAATACCGTACCTTACAAGCCGAACGGA encodes the following:
- a CDS encoding nuclear transport factor 2 family protein, encoding MRCRILMALGIAALAAGTPTAFAADKATEKALKAEYVKYMNAVKAKDMATLDSMMAPDFKMQMGKQTWNRKQSMDMMKQQLAMTKSFDKWDYTFGPVTRKGNMATGIVHEHTATTVMGQDKKLHKMTDTGASKSTFRRMGREWKVVNVVSMGGKMTMDGKPYDPMKAMAKDQKMKNGSM
- a CDS encoding ferritin yields the protein MISKTMQDAINAQITREYYSSYLYLSMAAYFESESLTGFAKWMRVQVQEENAHALIFFNYICDRDGKVELGAIEKPPAAFTSALDVFEKTYEHEQKVTAWINDLADLAVSEKDHASRRLLDWFVDEQVEEEANDTTIIAALKRIGNDGNALLTLDKELGARVFALPAPLAGRA
- a CDS encoding phosphodiester glycosidase family protein, producing MILGYQSLIIRATTVAALAATTMAPALTTPGVVAQTHRVHGVTAQVVTVNLNDPHLAVTVGLARGGIGHSESMASMMRRMQPAAAITGTFFCVRSLLPVGDIVRNGRTVYRGPAGTGFCAFASNTLDFHPRRYGRTIHWRNRDTVLCTGPTLLRKGRNVLSPRDEGYRDGSLWALRPRTAVGWTRANKMLLVCVTRPIHLRTMTGIMKALGCKEALGLDGGSSCALYANGRLCVRPGRRLTNVLMVIRTAKPRPAVVARLRREELTRLARATPHGQGNSTFAALAANLALAIGP
- a CDS encoding DUF554 domain-containing protein, producing the protein MLGTWINVGTVLVGTVVGGLLGERLKPQTHSTVTSVLGCITLILGIESAMKTPDALKTAALAPQLGFFLVVLLSLLFGALLGETLDVEGWLHRLGQFAEKRFGQSEGDFGKGFVTASLLFCVGPLTILGCFQDGLKGDYSLLATKAVLDGFAAMAFSAAFGWGVALSAVTVLVVQGGLTLSAGAVQPLMNDVMITAMTAAGGIILMGLGLKLLDIKQMRVANLLPALVLAPGFVALCNLVKPGFFPVN